GGCTTGCGCAAAGCACGCGAACAGCTGATTTTGGACCGGATGGGCGAAGCTTCAAAGATGCTGGACAATCTGAAGCTGGATCAGGCCAACAAGGAACAGAAAGAAATTCTGGTCCTGCTGGAAGAGTTGAAAAAACTGTTGTTGACAGCAGATATTGGTCTGGAGCTGAAGCTGGAGCAACTGCGGAAACTGATTAACTCGCGCGAGACCTTGAATAAGTTGCTCAAAAAGGAAGAGCTGCAGCTTTCCAGTACGCTGGACCAGCAAAAGAAAGAAGGAAACAAAGAAGAGCTGAAGGCACTGGAAACGAGCGAACAACGCAATCAGAAATCGGCTGAAAATCTGGAACAGCAGTTGCGCGAGTTTGGCGCCGGTTCCAAGGGGATCTGCAATTCGCTGGCGGGAGCCGGTAAATGTATGGGGGGCGCTTGCAAAAGCCTGGGAGCATCCAAGCCGAAGCCCGCCTCCAAGAACCAGAAAAAAGCGATCGAGCAACTCAGCAAAGCGCAGCTGGAAACGAAAAAACTGGAAGATCAGCTTCGCAGTGAAGTCGAGGCATTGGTGCGTCAGCGGGTGATGGACCAGTTGCAGGATATGATCACACAGCAGAAGCAGATTCGAGATGTGACGACCAAACTGCAGGACCGTGTGGCACAGAAGCAGAAACAGGCATTGGCAGCGGTCAGACGCTTGTCGGTGTCGGAAGAAAAAATCATCGGTCTCTGTATGGAAGCGATTGAGCTTTGTGAATTGACTCAGTTCAGCCTGGTACTGCCGATCGCACTGGGAGCCGTTCAGGAACAGATGGAATTTGTCAATGAAGGATTGCTGCACAGTAAAGCCGACAAAGAGATGATCAACGATCAACGGCAGATTGAAAAAGATCTGCAGGCGCTATTGGATGCGATGATCGAAGCGTCGCGGCCTTCGAATAAACAAGGGGGCGGTCAATGTAAAGGTTGTAAAGGTAATCGGAATAAATTGCTGGCCGAAGTCAAAATGCTGCGTTGGATGCAGTATTCGGTACATCAACGGACAGAGAGATTAGATCAGCAGATCGATAAAAAGCAGATCTCGGAAACGGCGTTGCAGGAACGGATTAATTTACTGACGACGCGACAAAGAGAGATCGATACGATCACCGCCCGGTTACACAGTATGACCTGTCCTGATTGTCTGACAGGAGGGGAATAATGAAACGTATCTCATTTAAAATACCGATGCTAATCGTATTTCTGGTTTTGATTGCCTGTGGAGAGATTCTTTCGGGGCTGCTCATACAGCACGTCAATGGGGCAGAAACGGAAGCCTCGCCGGCAAAGGAAAGTGCCATTGAAGCCGTCAAGCCTCAGGCTGTGCCGGGGAAAGGTGCACCGATCACAGTTCCAGGAAAGAAAGATCATTTGTCGATGATCCGTGATGACGCGTGGCTGGAAGATCCGTTTAAAAATATTCAGACCGATGTGAAGTCCGTCATTACGGATTTTGATCAAGGACAAACGAAGCAACCGGTCAAAACAACACAGCCACGGATCATTTCGCGGCTGGATCTGCTGGTGGAGATGCTGGAAAAGCAGTGTAAGAGTGGAGGCGGAGCAGCAGGTGGGAATCCGACCCGGGCCGCGAATCAGTCGACACTGGGAAAAGGTCCCGGCGGTCAGGGGAAATTACGGGCACCGGACAAAAAAGGCCGCAACTGGGCTGACCTGACCCCCAAGCAGCGCGAGAAAATTCTGCAGTCTCGTACGGAAGGATTTCCTCCCGGGTATGAAGATATTCTGGCTGACTATTTTCGTCGTTTAGCCCGCAATCAAGGCGTGGAAAAGAATCAAACAACTTCTGAGAAACAAAAATAAGATGAAGCATTTGAAGATGGCTGTCACAACACGAACGTTTTTTCTCTCTGCGATGATCTGCGGACTGAGTCTGCTGGTTTGCGCTGTGAATTTCGCGGATGAGGTCACGCTGTATGACGGCAAAAAAATCACAGGGACAATTCGTGCGATTGACTCGAACGTGATGACGATTCAAACCGGCAAGACTTCGCAGAAAGTCAGTCTGTTTGATGTGACTTCGTATCAGTTTATTCCCCCGACATTATCACAGGACTTAAGTCAGCTCGTGATCGACGGAGAGAAGGCCAGTTATGCGACGGGCCCACGAACCGGCAAGGTGAAACTACGGAAGGGGTTTCATCGTTTCTCATTCCCCTACTATCACACGACGGGACTGGCTAAGCTGAAGATTACTCTTTCGGGTCCGAGCATGAAGAGTGCTGAAATTCCGAAAGAGATGTTGTTTCGCGTCAATACAGAAGTCCGTGCGATTTCATCCCAGGAATATAAGGTTGATAAAGAGGGCTACCGGTTGCCGATCAATCTCAAGAAACCTGAAAGCGCGGTTGCCTATCGATTGATGGAATGGAGTCCACCGCAGGAAGTCAATTCCATTTATGAATTGAAATATATTCCCGTCAAGAAATATGGGACGAGTCCTCGTTTGGCGATGCTGACCCGCAGAAGCGCGATCTATTTTGGGATTGTGTATGAAGGTGTCATCAAAATTCCGCGGGATGGAGAGTATACGTTTTCAGTCGAGACAGATAAGAACAGCAAATTCAAGTTATTTGTGGGGGCTTACCCTCGGGAACTG
This window of the Gimesia fumaroli genome carries:
- a CDS encoding OadG family protein; translated protein: MKRISFKIPMLIVFLVLIACGEILSGLLIQHVNGAETEASPAKESAIEAVKPQAVPGKGAPITVPGKKDHLSMIRDDAWLEDPFKNIQTDVKSVITDFDQGQTKQPVKTTQPRIISRLDLLVEMLEKQCKSGGGAAGGNPTRAANQSTLGKGPGGQGKLRAPDKKGRNWADLTPKQREKILQSRTEGFPPGYEDILADYFRRLARNQGVEKNQTTSEKQK